In Myxococcus stipitatus, the genomic window CATGACGAGCAGCGCCGGCGTGTCCGCGCCCGCCAGGGGGCCCTCCTCGAAGCGGGGCTTCTGGGTGAGCGCGCGGTAGAGCGCATTGCGCTGCCGCGAGACGTGCAGACGCCAGGGCGCGAACGGCCCCGCGCGCACGCTCCGGGGCGCGCTGGCGTGGAGCTCCGTCGCCCCGGCCGGCAGCGCCTGTGCTGGCATGGGCGCGCTCTCCCCCAGCCACTGCGCGCGCAGCCGCCGCGCGGAGGTGGAGGACAGCAGCTTGTCGTGCGCGTTCGCGCCAATGGCGCCCCGCAGCAGCTTGCTGGCGCCTCGCCCCATCAGCGAGAAGCTCTCGCGCAACATGCGCTTGCGCTCGGTGAGTACCTGGGCACCGCCGTGCGCGGGGACGAGGGATGGCGCGAGCGGGAGGGGGCAGGGCAGTCCCTCACCCGGCTCCCGGGAGGGGCCCACCACCATGTAGAGGGCGGCGCCGGGCGCGAGCTGGCGCATGTGCTGCTCGAGGTCCTCGAGCAGCCCGTCCTCGCCGCGCGCCAGGGGCGGACCCTCCAGCATGCGCAGCGGGTCCACCGCGAAGCCCACGCAGCGCATTCCCGCGTCACGCACCTCGTGCTCCTTGACGAGGAAGCCCGGGTAGGCCTCGCCCGCGTCGGCGGTGACGAGCCACAGCAGGGGAGGGCGCCCGTCCTCCAGCACCCGCGCCACCTTCTCCAACAGGAAGCGGTCCGCGCCCAGCGCCGCGCCGAGCGCGTCGTCGTCCACGCTCACCAGCATCCGCGCGAAGTCCGGCCCGGGGCGCTGGAAGGCGGCGAAGCCTCCCTCGCGGGTGACCCGGTTCGTCTCGTCCACCACCTGGAAGTCGCGCAGCGTCTGCCGCTCCAGCTCCGGGCGCAGGCGCGTGCTGGTGGCGGCGATGGCCAGGTACGGGTCGTACCGGCGCTTGAGCTGCGTCAGCCGCTCCTCGTCCCCGTAGAGCGCGGCCCGCTCGTGGTGGAGCTGGTCGATGAGCTGGGCGCGCTTGGAGTTGGACTCCGACAGCATGCTGTAGCCCCAGCGCCGGTAGCGGAAGACGACGTGCTCCAGGCTCCGCGCCAGATGTCCCCGCTCCACGCACGCGTGGATGAAGAACTCCCAGTCCTCGTACCCCTGGCGCATCCGCTCGTTGTAGAAGACGCCCGAGTCGAAGACGGTCCGCCGGATGGCGGAGCTGCAGATGAGGTCGTTGCCCCACAGCAGCCGCCACGGATTGAAGGGCGGGCACTCCCAGAGCAGGTCCTCGTGGCCGAAGTGGGTGAGGTCCGGGTACCAGACGTCCACCTCCGGAGAGGTCATCACGGCCCGCGAATAGGTGGCGATCGCCTCCGGCAACAGCATGTCGTCCGCGTCCAGGGGGAGGATCCAATCCCCGGTGGACGCGCGGATGCCGGTGTTGCGCGCGCCGGACAGCCCGCGGTTCTCCTGGCGGATGAGGCGTACCCCATCCACGCACAGCTCCTGCATCCTGCGCACGGAGAACTCATCCGTGGAGCCGTCGTCCACGACGATGATTTCGTGGGGCGCGAGCGTCTGCGCGCGGAGGCTTGCCAGGCACTCGGCGAGGAACGCCCCCTGGTTGTAGCAGGGGATGACG contains:
- a CDS encoding glycosyltransferase, which translates into the protein MTVKPIQGATKGPEVREGLASASVKPVAAPRFSVVIPCYNQGAFLAECLASLRAQTLAPHEIIVVDDGSTDEFSVRRMQELCVDGVRLIRQENRGLSGARNTGIRASTGDWILPLDADDMLLPEAIATYSRAVMTSPEVDVWYPDLTHFGHEDLLWECPPFNPWRLLWGNDLICSSAIRRTVFDSGVFYNERMRQGYEDWEFFIHACVERGHLARSLEHVVFRYRRWGYSMLSESNSKRAQLIDQLHHERAALYGDEERLTQLKRRYDPYLAIAATSTRLRPELERQTLRDFQVVDETNRVTREGGFAAFQRPGPDFARMLVSVDDDALGAALGADRFLLEKVARVLEDGRPPLLWLVTADAGEAYPGFLVKEHEVRDAGMRCVGFAVDPLRMLEGPPLARGEDGLLEDLEQHMRQLAPGAALYMVVGPSREPGEGLPCPLPLAPSLVPAHGGAQVLTERKRMLRESFSLMGRGASKLLRGAIGANAHDKLLSSTSARRLRAQWLGESAPMPAQALPAGATELHASAPRSVRAGPFAPWRLHVSRQRNALYRALTQKPRFEEGPLAGADTPALLVMVSWMVHGGVERAVVDLLQGLHRIAPRQRRYVLATINDARSVPMAWADEVLACVDGVFSVDGRPPRDASPLIASLVERLNVGAVLVANSKEGFDALPLLREQRPELRVISQAHTFPCDPVTGEWFGHCPYSATRYDAFIDAYASISRETATRFTEEVFVSPTKVRLVPLGVDTERFGAAHRERFAPGERPRVLWLGRLAEEKDPLMCLRVARLWKERHGADKLGFHLVGSGPEEPALRAFIAEHRLSDVVTLQAAVNDPVPQYRAADCLMMTSRYEGIPLVIYEAMAAGLPVVASIANTSIPDVLPAELSWHIHQQSEAADYVAALEQMLADPELARARAERMRQASTYYGRERYARETLELLFPEPQPQSQAQPLRRVAH